A section of the Acidobacteriota bacterium genome encodes:
- a CDS encoding class I SAM-dependent methyltransferase, which translates to MTRRIPTLLLCSAAALLWAAAFALPETTDVSAPHDPNHHSDDNDDATMHHRFENAAEWVARFDDPARAAWQKPDDVVRALGLASGGAVADIGAGTGYFNRFLSAAVGASGRVYAIDVEPSMVSHMKERAVTEKTPNVVAILAEPSNPEISAGGVDAILVCDTYHHIDNRLDYFQRLKKSVRPGGRLAIVDFKPGDLPVGPPAEHKLAPEFVIAELTKIGWRLAKQPDFLPYQYFLIFTAE; encoded by the coding sequence GTGACGCGCCGGATCCCTACCTTATTACTATGCAGCGCCGCCGCCCTCCTCTGGGCGGCCGCCTTCGCCCTGCCGGAGACGACCGACGTGAGCGCTCCGCACGATCCCAACCACCACTCGGACGACAACGACGACGCCACGATGCACCACCGCTTCGAGAACGCGGCGGAGTGGGTCGCGCGCTTCGATGACCCGGCCCGAGCGGCGTGGCAGAAGCCCGACGACGTCGTGAGGGCGCTGGGCCTCGCATCCGGCGGCGCCGTCGCGGACATCGGGGCGGGGACCGGGTACTTCAATCGGTTTCTTTCCGCGGCTGTCGGCGCCTCGGGTCGCGTTTACGCGATCGACGTCGAGCCTTCGATGGTCTCGCACATGAAGGAGCGCGCCGTGACGGAAAAGACGCCGAACGTCGTCGCGATTCTCGCGGAGCCATCGAATCCGGAGATCTCGGCCGGCGGCGTCGACGCCATTCTCGTCTGCGACACGTACCACCACATCGACAACCGGCTCGACTATTTCCAGCGCCTGAAGAAGTCGGTGCGCCCGGGCGGCCGCCTCGCTATCGTCGACTTCAAGCCCGGCGATCTCCCCGTCGGCCCGCCGGCCGAGCACAAGCTCGCGCCGGAGTTCGTGATCGCGGAGCTGACGAAGATCGGGTGGCGCCTCGCGAAGCAGCCGGACTTCCTGCCGTACCAGTACTTCCTGATCTTCA